The sequence below is a genomic window from Wyeomyia smithii strain HCP4-BCI-WySm-NY-G18 chromosome 1, ASM2978416v1, whole genome shotgun sequence.
TCATCAATCAACTATCGGCAAACTACACAGCAGTGGCTCAGATGGCAAATCTGCTAGCTGAATGGCTTATATTGGCCGGAGTGCGAGTGACTGACGTGCAAGCCATGGTCGAAAACCACCTCAAGGATATGATCCTCAAAACGTTCGATCCCAAAAAGGCTGATAAGATTTTCACTGAGGAAGGCGAGACGCCAGCTTGGTTGACGGAGATGATTGAGCACCACACTTGGCGGTCGCTGATCTATCGTTTAGCGGAGGAATACCCGGATTGTCTAATGTTGAACTTCACTATCAAACTGATCTCGGATGCCGGCTTCCAGAGCGAAATCACCTCAATCTCAACCGCTGCTCAGCAGATTGAGGTGTTTTCTAGGGTACTGAAAACATCGATTGCTAAATTTTTGAACCACCCGGACGATTGGCAGTCCGCCATCCATGAGTGTGCAAAAATGGTTTGTCATGGCCAGCACACGTACGTTTACAGTCAGGTGTTGATTCAAGTTCTTTCCCAAGAACCCAAGGGTGGTTTTATCATGAAGCGGCTTGCCCAGGAGATAACAAAATATGCACTGAAAAAgtaagatttttttaatttgacagCTATGAGAAaattgatgatgattttttgttTGCAGTAATCATAATGTAACTCCTATCACGATGGCTTTGAATGGGTCTGCCCGGCATCCCCAGGCTTGTGAAGCCCTAACGTCGATGCTCACCAGGAATGCGCTCAATCCGGCGGACATTACGGTGTTGTACCGTAATTACTCTTCGCCAGAGCCGCCGCCAATAGATTTGATTAGAAATCCGCAATTTCTGGATCTTTTGGTAGACTCACTTTTTAAAGTAGGTGTGAAGATCAACCAGGAGCACAAATCAAAGTACATTTATCTACTAGCGTATGCGGCTAGCGTTTGTGAAACGGTGGGTAAAAAAAGTCAACCGAAGAGCCAGCGCACTACGAACAAGGACGAACTAAAACCGACTATTCAGGTAATAGCAATAGAGTTGTGTTTTATTAAATTGcctgaaatgttttttttttctgtttatacAGGCTATCGAAAAAGTTCACGCCATTTGCAATGTAAACCGTGGTTCTACTGAGCTCATTGCGGACATCTCTACATTGTATAACTGCATTCGTTTCCCGGTAGTCGGGGTTGGCGTAATCCGATGGGTGGAGAACACCGTTACTGAACCATCATATTTTAAACTTTGCACTGAAAGTTGTCCTCTCCACTTGGCTCTGTTGGACGAAGTTGCATATGTACATTCATCGCTTCACGATCAGATACTGAGGTTACTGATACAACTATTCGAGTCTAAACAGGACGAACTAGAAATCTTGGTACAGCTTGAAATGAAGAAAATGTTGCTCGACCGAATGGTGAACCTGTTGGCCCGTGGTTGTGTCGTGCCGGTTGTCAAATACATCCGACAATGTTGCACACGCGGTGACACCGATATTTCGTTGATCAGATACTTTGTCACCGAAGTGTTGGAAACTATTACCCATCCCTACTCGCCAGAGTTTGTACAGCTGTTTTTGCCGATGGTAGAAAACGAGGAAATTACCGGCTCGATGCGAGGCGAAGGCGATAACGATCCGGTGTCGGAGTTCATTGTTCACTGCAAGGCTCACTATACGACGATTTAGACCCAAAAAAATGGTAATTAAATGTACGAAAAGAATTGTGTGACATGATTACTCCTTTCCGAAAGATTATTTTGCCATAATTTAGGGGAAACAGTTGGATTCAAAGCAGATAGACCAAATTGTTTGAATCATTTGTGTATTTACTCGAATCCCAATTGCAACCTCTGAAGAGGTCATATCTTAATACTACTCACTTGTTTTGATGATCTAAAATGGTTTCGGCAGATATTATTTCTGCGATTATTGCAGAGACTGTGGTAGATAAAGGACAATCAAATCTCACCCACTGTGATTGGATTGTGCTTTCGTCTTTTAGT
It includes:
- the LOC129726090 gene encoding negative elongation factor D, translated to MSAMGEEFEEEGWMNRGNQHGEDDTDGPEEPLENPQEVLNECLGKFATSDYIMEPGIFAQLKRYFQAGGTPEQVINQLSANYTAVAQMANLLAEWLILAGVRVTDVQAMVENHLKDMILKTFDPKKADKIFTEEGETPAWLTEMIEHHTWRSLIYRLAEEYPDCLMLNFTIKLISDAGFQSEITSISTAAQQIEVFSRVLKTSIAKFLNHPDDWQSAIHECAKMVCHGQHTYVYSQVLIQVLSQEPKGGFIMKRLAQEITKYALKNNHNVTPITMALNGSARHPQACEALTSMLTRNALNPADITVLYRNYSSPEPPPIDLIRNPQFLDLLVDSLFKVGVKINQEHKSKYIYLLAYAASVCETVGKKSQPKSQRTTNKDELKPTIQAIEKVHAICNVNRGSTELIADISTLYNCIRFPVVGVGVIRWVENTVTEPSYFKLCTESCPLHLALLDEVAYVHSSLHDQILRLLIQLFESKQDELEILVQLEMKKMLLDRMVNLLARGCVVPVVKYIRQCCTRGDTDISLIRYFVTEVLETITHPYSPEFVQLFLPMVENEEITGSMRGEGDNDPVSEFIVHCKAHYTTI